In the genome of Cronobacter malonaticus LMG 23826, one region contains:
- the glnK gene encoding P-II family nitrogen regulator: MKLVTVVIKPFKLEDVREALSTIGIQGLTVTEVKGFGRQKGHAELYRGAEYSVNFLPKVKIDVAIADDQLDEVIEVVSKAAWTGKIGDGKIFVAELQRVIRIRTGEADEAAL, from the coding sequence ATGAAGCTGGTTACCGTGGTAATCAAACCGTTCAAACTGGAAGACGTGCGTGAAGCACTCTCCACCATTGGCATTCAGGGGCTTACCGTCACCGAAGTGAAAGGGTTCGGGCGCCAGAAAGGCCATGCCGAGCTTTACCGCGGCGCCGAATACAGCGTGAACTTCCTGCCGAAAGTAAAAATCGACGTGGCTATCGCCGACGATCAGCTGGATGAAGTGATCGAGGTGGTCAGCAAGGCCGCGTGGACCGGAAAAATTGGCGACGGCAAAATTTTTGTCGCCGAACTGCAACGCGTGATTCGTATTCGTACCGGCGAAGCCGACGAAGCGGCTCTCTGA